Genomic segment of Oceanimonas sp. GK1:
GGGCCAGCCGGTCACGGTGCGCCTGCTAACCCGGCCGCCCTATTTCGAGCCCGGTACCGGGCTCGAGCTGTGGTGCCTGCAACTGGCCAACGGCTGGCAATTCCGGCTCAAGGGGTTTGACGATGTCACCCCCGGCATGCGGCTGACCGCCGAGGTGTTCGGCTCTCTGCTGGCCACCCGCTGCGGCCTGCTGGAGCGTTCGCTGCAACTGGCCGAGGCGGAGCGCAAGCGGGTGTCGGAGCAGCACCTGGTAGAGCTGGGCGGGCTGTCGGCAGCCATGGCCCATGAGCTGCGCAACCCGCTCAATATCATTTCCATGGCCACCGCCGGGCTGGACGCGGATCGCAAGGCCATGATCCAGGGGCAGCTCAAGCGGGCCGATCGGCTGATCGTCGACATGCTGGCCTACTCCGGCCAGTTGCAGATTCAGCCGCGCACCCTGCCCCTGGCGCCCCTGCTGGACAGCCTGCGCCCCCAGTTCGACTGGCAAGGGGTGCAGTTTGATTACGCCCTGCCGCCAGACTACCGGCTGTATGCGGATCCGTACCGGCTGCAACAGGTGCTCATTAATCTTGTCGACAACGCCCTGTCGTTTGTGCGCAACCAGGCAGACGGTCAACTGAAGCTGGAAGCCACCGCCACTCCCGGGGTGCTGTGGCTGCACAACAACGGTCCGGCCATCGAGGCCGACCTGCAGGCCCGGCTGTTCCGGCCGTTCGTGACCCAGCGCCAGGGCGGCAGCGGCCTGGGACTGGCCATTGTCCAGCGCATTATGGAGGCCCACGGCGGCCATGTTCGCCACCGCAACGACGCCGGCTGGCCGGTGACCTTTGAGCTTTATTTTCCCGAGGAGTCCACATCATGACCCAGGCCCGCATCGTCGTCATCGACGACGAGCCCGCCTTTCGCACCCTGAGCGCCCAGTGGCTGCAGGCCGAAGGCTACGAGGTGCACACCGGCGCCGATCTCGAGGCATTGCGCGACCTGCTGACGCGGGTAGACGCGGATCTGATCCTGCTGGATCTGTCGCTGCCGCCCCGCTTCGATCCCCATCACACCCTGAGTGCCCTGTCCGAATTCACGGATCGGCCGGTGATCATCCTCACCGGCCACGGCGAGCGGGAGCTGGCCCTGGAAGCCCTGCGTCAGGGTGCCTGGGATCTGCTGGCCAAGCCGATGGATCCGGATCTGCTGGCGGTGGTGATCCGCCGGGCCATTACCAAGCACCAGCTGGTGCGCGAGCTCAACAGCCTGAAAACCCGCATCAGCCGGCAAAGCCCCATCACCACCCTGATCGGGGCCTCGCCCGCCATGAACACCATTCGCGCCCTGGTCAGCCGCATTGCCCCCACCGACGTCCGGGTGCTGGTGACCGGCCCGTCCGGCACCGGCAAGGAAGTGATTTCCCGCGCCATTCACGATCTCAGCGCCAGGGCCAGGGGGCCCTTTATTTCGGTGCATTGCGGTGCCATTCCCGCCGAGCTGCTGGAAAGCGAGCTGTTCGGCCACACCAAAGGCGCCTTTACCGGGGCGGATCGCAACAAGGACGGACTGCTCAAGCTGGCCGACGGCGGCACCCTGTTTCTGGATGAAATCGGCGACATGCCAGCGGCCATGCAGGTCAAGCTGCTCAGGGTATTGCAGGAGGGCAGCTTTTATCCGGTGGGCGGACGGGAGTTGGAAACCATTAACGTACGGGTGATCTCGGCCACCAACGCCAGCCTGCCCGACAAGGTGGCCAGCGGCGAATTCCGGGAGGATCTGTTCTACCGCATCAAGGGAGTGACCATTGAAACCCAGCCGCTGGATCAGCGTCCGGAAGACATTCCTTTACTCATCAGCCACTTTCTGGAATTGCAGGCGCAAGGCAGCGGCCAGCCGCCGCTGCATCCGGACGCCGCCGCCTTTCAGTGGTTTATAGAGCGGCGCTGGCCGGGCAATGTGCGCGAGCTGAAAAGCACCCTCGACAGCGTGGCCGCCATCGCCCAGGGCGGCCTGATCACCCTGGACGACATCGCCCTGCTCTATCCCGAGGCCAGAGACAGCAGCCCGGCCATGCCCTCACCAGGTGGCGATACCCTGGAGGCTCAGGTGCGGGCGCTGGAGATTTCCCTGATTACCGAGGCCCTGGCCCGCCACGGCAACAACCGCACCCATGCCGCCCAGGCCCTGGGCTTGTCACGCCAGGGTCTGCTGAAAAAAATCGAGCGTTACGGGCTGTCATGACCGGCGCCGGCCGGCGCTGTGCGCACAAAAATGCCGGCTCAAGAGCCGGCAAAAAACCAACAAGGAAGAATACGGTTAGCTCTGGCAGGAAGCGTTGGCGGCCGCTTGCTGCGCCTTCTCGATGCGGGTGTCGGTGGCCGGATGGCTGGAGAACAGGCCGCCGCCACTACCGGCGTGCTTCATCAGCTTCTGCTGGGCGCGCACGGCAGCGTACGGGTTCATGCCCAACTGGCACAACACCTCAACGCCGTAAGCATCGGACTCCAGCTCATCCTGCTGGGAGAACTGGGCGCTGAGGAACTTGGTGCCGATGTCGCCATACTGGGACGACGCCAGCGAGCCCACGGTGCCGCCGGCCGCCACCGCGGCCTGTTTGGCGGCCTCGGTCAGGTAGGCGGTTTTGAACTGGTTCAGGGAGTGCTCAAACTTGACGTGGCCAATCTCGTGCCCAATCACCGCCACCAGCTCGGCATCGTCCATCACATCCATCAGGCCGGAATACACCCGCACCGTGCCATCGGGCATGGCGAAGGCGTTGATCTCGTCGGACTCGTACACCGCAAAATTCAGCGGCGTGCCGTCGATGCTGGTCAGCTCCCGGGTCAGTTTCGCCAGCCGCTTGCTGTAACGGCTGCTGGCCGGTGACAGCTTGCTCTGGGCATCCATCTGCTCCGCCGACAGGCTGGCCTGAGCCTGCAGCTCGGCCTTGGACAGGGTGATGCCCTTAAAGGCGGTCATGCCGGCGCCGAGCAGGCCGCTGGTGTCATTGGATACGCAGCCGGACAGGCCCGCTACGGCCACCAAGGCGGCGATCATGGTTTTTTTCACTTTATGCTATCTCTGAATATTGATGGCGAGGGACAACCCGGGCTCGGTGAAAGCCAGCCTCTCATTTTGGGAAAGGCGCAATGTAAATAAATAAAGATTCATTTGCAACCTTAATGGCCAACCAGAAAGGTTCCATATAAGGCCACTTCTGTACCTATACTGAGGTTGTTGATCTTCCGCAAACCGGCTGCGGCAGCGCTCACTTATGATGCTCACCAACAGAATGCCATTCGAGAGGTACAGCCATGCTGAGAAAACTTAAAATCGGCCCCAGATCCATCTTGTCCTTCAGCATGCTGGGTCTCATTACCCTGCTGCTCGGGCTGGTTGCCATCGTGCAGCTGGGCCGCATCGGTCAGGAAGTCAACGTCATGGCCAGCCTGCGTATTCCTGCGGCCACCGAGGTCGGTGAAATCAGACGGGACTTCCTGCTGATCCGCCTGTACACCCTCAACGCGCTCTATGCCGACGACGCTCAGCGCCGGCAGGATGCGCTCGTGCGCCTGAATGAGCTGGAAAGCAGCTATCAGAAAAACATGGCGGAAATGGAAAAGCACATTGAGTCGGACGAGGGCCATCAGCTGCTGGCAAAGGTGGTCAGCAGCAAGACCGACTACGACCAGCTGCAACAGCGCCTGCTGGCCATGATCCGCGCCGGCGACCTGGCCGGTGCCGAGCAGTTTCGCCATCAGGGCTTTAACGAGACCGGCCAGCTGGTGACCAGCCACCTCAATGAACTGGGCGCCTATCAAAAGCAGCGGGCCAATGACGCCGCCGCCATCACCAACAAAATGATTGCCCGATCCAATACCATCATGGTGGTGGCCATTGTGCTGGCCATGGCCCTGGTGGTGGTACTGGCCCTGCTGTTCAGCCGCAGCCTGCTGCTGCCCATTCGCAAGGCGGTGGAAGTGAGCGGCACCATTGCCTCGGGTAACCTGACCTCCCGCTTCAGCGACGATGCCAGGGACGAAGCCGGCGACATGATCCGGGCGCTGGCCACCATGCAGCAACGGCTGAAACAAACCATCATGGAAATCAACGATTCATCAAGCCAGCTGGCCTCCACCGCCGAAGAGCTCAGCGTGGTCACCGATCAGTCTACCCGCACCCTGCAACAACAAAGCGACGAGCTGGAGCAGGCGGCCACCGCCGTCAATGAAATGACCTCGGCGGTGGAAGAAGTGGCCCGTAACGCCGCCGCCACCTCCCACAACTCCGACACCGCCGACGACAAGGCCCGTATCGGTCGTGACAAGGTGACCCACACCATCAATACCGTTGCCGAGCTGGAGCAGGAAATTAGCCACACCCGCCAGGGCGTGGAAAGCCTGGCCACCAGAGTGCGCGACATTGGCACCGTGCTGGATGTGATCCGCGGCATTGCCGAGCAGACCAACCTGCTGGCGCTGAACGCCGCCATCGAGGCGGCCCGGGCCGGTGAGTCGGGCCGGGGTTTTGCGGTGGTCGCCGACGAGGTTCGGGCCCTGGCCCACCGCACCCAGGAGTCGACCAAAGAGATTGAGGCGATGATGCACGCCATTCAGAGCGAAACCAACGACACCGTCAGCGCCATTCAGGTCAGCACCGAGCGCAGCGCCCAGACCCGGCAAATCGCCCAGGAAGCGGGCGAGGCCCTGGCGCTGATTGCCGATGCCATCATGCAGATCAACGAGCAGAACCAGACCATTGCCAGCGCCGCCGAAGAGCAGGCCTCGGTCTCCCGGGAGGTGGACCGCAACCTGGTGAACATACGGGATCTGTCGGTACAGACCTCCGCCGGCGCCAACCAGACCAACGCCTCCAGCAACGATCTGGCCCGCCTGGCCGAACAGCTCAATCAGCTGGTGGCCAGGTTTCAGGTTTAAGCTTGCCGCAACAGGTAACAGCCCCGCATTCAGCGGGGCTTTTTTATTTCAGGTTGAAATAAAACACGATCAGCAGGGCAATGGGCGACAGGTAGCGGATCACCGGAAACCACAGCTTGTGCCAACCGCCCAGCTCGGCGGCGGAGTGCGCCGGCTTCATTTTCCAGCCCACAAAGCAAGCGGTAAACAGCGCCCCCAGGGGCATCATGATATTGGCGGTGAGGTAGTCGTACAGATCGAACAACGTCTTGCCCTCAAAGCGCGCAAACATGTCCAGCGGTGTAAAGCCGGACCATTCGTTCAGCGACAGCACTGTGGTAATGCCCACCAGCCAGGCCAGCAGGCCGCCGCCGACGGCGGCTTTTACCCGGCTTACGCCTTTTTCGTTCAGGTAACTCACCAGCGATTCCAGCATGGAAATGGACGAACTCCAGGCCGCAAACAGCAACAGCACAAAAAACAGAGTGGCAAAGAAGCTGCCACCGGGCATCTGGCCAAAGGCCACCGGCAGGGTCACAAAAATCAGCCCCGGCCCCGCCCCCGGCTCAAGGCCGTTGGCAAACACGATGGGGAAAATCGCCAGCCCCGCCAGCAGCGCCACCCCGGTGTCCATCATCGCCACCACCACGGAAGTGCGGGCGATGGACACTTCCTTTTTCAGGTAGGCGCCGTAGGCCATCATGGCGCCGCTGGCCAGGCTCAGGGTAAAGAAGGCATGGCCCAGCGCGACCAGTACCGCCTCGGCGGTGAGCGCTGAAAAGTCGGGCCGGAACAAAAAAGCGGCCGCCTTACCGAAGTGCCCCGTGGTCATCGCATAGCCCACCAGGATCAGCAGCAGCACAAACAGCGCCGGCATCAGCTTGGTGACCGCCCGCTCCAGACCATGGCGTACCCCGCCCGCCGACACCAGTACCGTCAGCCCCATAAACACCGAGTGCCACAGCAACAGCTGGCCGGGAGACGCCAGCAGCCCCTCAAACAGGGCGCCGGTGTCGTTCGCCGAGATACCACTGAACTCCCCACTGGCCGCCGAGACGATATAGGGCATGGTCCAGCCGGCAATCACGCTGTAAAAAGACAGGATCAAAAACGCCGCCAGGGTGGCCATGATACCCACCCCCACCCAGCCGCGGCTGCGTCCTTCGCTGGCCGCCACCCGCTCCATGGTGCCGATGGGACTCTTGCCGCCACGGCGACCCAGCATGACTTCCGCCATCATCAGCGGCAGCCCGATAACGGCGATGCAGGCCAGATACACCAGCACAAAGGCACCGCCGCCGTTTTCACCGGTGATATAGGGAAACTTCCAGATATTGCCAAGCCCCACCGCCGAGCCGACCGCCGCCATGATAAAGGCAAACCGGCTGGACCACTGCGCCGGACGAACGCCGGCTTGCTGCGCACTGTTAACCACACCCACTCCATTCTTGTTTTAGCCTGTTGGCAATATCAGCCACCCCGGCTAAAGGTGTAAAGAATGGCTGACAGCATGTCCTGCTATTTTGCCAGCTTGTGTTCAAATAAAAAACGGCTGAGTGCAAAAACTGAAGGTTATTCCGCCTTCAGTACGCCCCGGCGTATCTGATCCTCCTCAATGGATTCAAACAGTGCCTGAAAATTGCCCTCGCCAAAGCCGTCGTTGCCCTTGCGCTGAATGATTTCAAAGAAAATGGGACCGATGACGGTATCGGTGAAGATCTGTAACAGCAGCCCCTGCCCCTGAGTGGGCGCGCCATCCATTAATATGCGGTTTTGCCGCAACCGGGCCAGGTCTTCGCCATGGCCGGGAAGACGGGAGTCCAGACGCTCGTAGTAAGTGTCGGGCGTATCCATAAAGCCCATGCCACCGGCGCGCAACTGCTCCACGGTGCAGTAGATGTCGTCGGTCCCAAGAGCGATATGCTGAATGCCCTCGCCTTTATACTGACGCAAAAATTCCTCGATCTGGCTGTGTTCGTCGGAAGACTCGTTGATGGGAATGCGAATTTTGCCGCAGGGGCTGGTCATGGCCCGGGAACGCAACCCGGTCAGCTTGCCTTCGATGTCGAAATAGCGGATTTCCCGAAAATTGAACAGCCGCTGATAAAACCCGGCCCAGGTATCCATGTGCCCGCGGGCCACGTTGTGGGTGAGATGATCGATATAGGTCAGCCCCACCCCGAGAGGATGGCGCTCCACTCCTTCCATGGGGCGAAAGTCCACGTCGTAAATACTGTGATCGCCGTACCTGTCCACCAGGTAGATAAGGGAGCCGCCGATGCCTTCAATGGCCGGAATTTGCAGCTCCATGGGGCCGGCGCCGGACGGCACCACTTTGGCACCGTCGGCCTGCAACCGGCGAATGGCGGCGGCGGCGTCCTTCACTCTGAACGCCATGGCATTAGCGCAGGGGCCATGGCTCTGGGCGAAGCGCGCCGCCTGGCTGTCGGGCTCGGCGTTGAGAATAAAATTGATGTCGCCCTGGCGGTACAGGGTCACGTTTTTACTGCGATGGCGGGACACAGCCACAAACCCCAGCCGCTCAAACAGCCGCGCCAGCCGCTCGGGCTCGGTGGAGGCATACTCCACAAATTCAAACCCGTCGGTCCCCAGCGGATTTTCCCAAAGATGGTGGTTCTGCGCCATGATGCCCTCCTTTATCCCCCGAACCTTGCGGGTTAAGTATAGAGCCGAGGGTATTTAGAGAAGTGAAAGCTGCATGCTAGGTGTAAAAAAATGATTACAGCTATTAACCGAAAGCACCCTCGCTTAGCGAACTCTGCGAAGCGGGGTAAACATCCAGCCACCGCGCAAAGCCATAAAGCGTCCCTGGCTGATCTCACCAGTGGCCATTAAATCCCCCAGCATGGTATCTCTGGTGTAAGGGCTGCTGGTTTCAAAGGCCATCACATAGTCGCATACATACCCGGCCTGCCCTCTGTCGTCTGCACAGCCCAGTTTTTCAAAACGAGTGATACGAGCACTCACCGACTGTCCATGACCTGCCGCCATGATAGTCAGGCAACTCATGGCCCTTAAAGGATCATTCTGGAAGTCACCTCTTTGGCAGCGCTCATACTGACTTTGCAGGTTGCTGTTAATCTGATCCAACTTCGCTTTGACAGCAAAGAACATATCTTCTGCGCTGGGCGCCCCCGGTATTTGCTCTGTTGAATGATCAACCAGCCCTACCGAACGCAGCTCCAGTTGCTCAGTGGCCTTCCTGACTGCCATTGCCAATGGCGTTACCCCTATCAGATCTTGCTCATCGACATAACGCAGTGCAATACCACGAATCATCCTTTCGGGGTTGCCATC
This window contains:
- a CDS encoding sigma-54 dependent transcriptional regulator; its protein translation is MTQARIVVIDDEPAFRTLSAQWLQAEGYEVHTGADLEALRDLLTRVDADLILLDLSLPPRFDPHHTLSALSEFTDRPVIILTGHGERELALEALRQGAWDLLAKPMDPDLLAVVIRRAITKHQLVRELNSLKTRISRQSPITTLIGASPAMNTIRALVSRIAPTDVRVLVTGPSGTGKEVISRAIHDLSARARGPFISVHCGAIPAELLESELFGHTKGAFTGADRNKDGLLKLADGGTLFLDEIGDMPAAMQVKLLRVLQEGSFYPVGGRELETINVRVISATNASLPDKVASGEFREDLFYRIKGVTIETQPLDQRPEDIPLLISHFLELQAQGSGQPPLHPDAAAFQWFIERRWPGNVRELKSTLDSVAAIAQGGLITLDDIALLYPEARDSSPAMPSPGGDTLEAQVRALEISLITEALARHGNNRTHAAQALGLSRQGLLKKIERYGLS
- a CDS encoding M48 family metallopeptidase, giving the protein MIAALVAVAGLSGCVSNDTSGLLGAGMTAFKGITLSKAELQAQASLSAEQMDAQSKLSPASSRYSKRLAKLTRELTSIDGTPLNFAVYESDEINAFAMPDGTVRVYSGLMDVMDDAELVAVIGHEIGHVKFEHSLNQFKTAYLTEAAKQAAVAAGGTVGSLASSQYGDIGTKFLSAQFSQQDELESDAYGVEVLCQLGMNPYAAVRAQQKLMKHAGSGGGLFSSHPATDTRIEKAQQAAANASCQS
- a CDS encoding methyl-accepting chemotaxis protein, with amino-acid sequence MLRKLKIGPRSILSFSMLGLITLLLGLVAIVQLGRIGQEVNVMASLRIPAATEVGEIRRDFLLIRLYTLNALYADDAQRRQDALVRLNELESSYQKNMAEMEKHIESDEGHQLLAKVVSSKTDYDQLQQRLLAMIRAGDLAGAEQFRHQGFNETGQLVTSHLNELGAYQKQRANDAAAITNKMIARSNTIMVVAIVLAMALVVVLALLFSRSLLLPIRKAVEVSGTIASGNLTSRFSDDARDEAGDMIRALATMQQRLKQTIMEINDSSSQLASTAEELSVVTDQSTRTLQQQSDELEQAATAVNEMTSAVEEVARNAAATSHNSDTADDKARIGRDKVTHTINTVAELEQEISHTRQGVESLATRVRDIGTVLDVIRGIAEQTNLLALNAAIEAARAGESGRGFAVVADEVRALAHRTQESTKEIEAMMHAIQSETNDTVSAIQVSTERSAQTRQIAQEAGEALALIADAIMQINEQNQTIASAAEEQASVSREVDRNLVNIRDLSVQTSAGANQTNASSNDLARLAEQLNQLVARFQV
- a CDS encoding sodium-dependent transporter, with the protein product MVNSAQQAGVRPAQWSSRFAFIMAAVGSAVGLGNIWKFPYITGENGGGAFVLVYLACIAVIGLPLMMAEVMLGRRGGKSPIGTMERVAASEGRSRGWVGVGIMATLAAFLILSFYSVIAGWTMPYIVSAASGEFSGISANDTGALFEGLLASPGQLLLWHSVFMGLTVLVSAGGVRHGLERAVTKLMPALFVLLLILVGYAMTTGHFGKAAAFLFRPDFSALTAEAVLVALGHAFFTLSLASGAMMAYGAYLKKEVSIARTSVVVAMMDTGVALLAGLAIFPIVFANGLEPGAGPGLIFVTLPVAFGQMPGGSFFATLFFVLLLFAAWSSSISMLESLVSYLNEKGVSRVKAAVGGGLLAWLVGITTVLSLNEWSGFTPLDMFARFEGKTLFDLYDYLTANIMMPLGALFTACFVGWKMKPAHSAAELGGWHKLWFPVIRYLSPIALLIVFYFNLK
- the hppD gene encoding 4-hydroxyphenylpyruvate dioxygenase is translated as MAQNHHLWENPLGTDGFEFVEYASTEPERLARLFERLGFVAVSRHRSKNVTLYRQGDINFILNAEPDSQAARFAQSHGPCANAMAFRVKDAAAAIRRLQADGAKVVPSGAGPMELQIPAIEGIGGSLIYLVDRYGDHSIYDVDFRPMEGVERHPLGVGLTYIDHLTHNVARGHMDTWAGFYQRLFNFREIRYFDIEGKLTGLRSRAMTSPCGKIRIPINESSDEHSQIEEFLRQYKGEGIQHIALGTDDIYCTVEQLRAGGMGFMDTPDTYYERLDSRLPGHGEDLARLRQNRILMDGAPTQGQGLLLQIFTDTVIGPIFFEIIQRKGNDGFGEGNFQALFESIEEDQIRRGVLKAE